A single Thermaerobacter sp. FW80 DNA region contains:
- a CDS encoding ABC transporter permease → MRRYLLQRLLLMLVSIWAVVTVTFILMHAIPGNPFSDPRLRPEILVLMMEKYGLNDPLWEQYLRYWNNLLHGDLGVSLKNIGQSVNRMIAEGFPESAWVGIQALLFALVVGLSMGIVAALNRNRWPDYLAMVIAVLGVSVPSFVIAVFGQWLFAVKLNWVPVLWNGRWETSVIPSLALGGTMLATLVRMMRTQMLDVLNQDYINTARAKGLSQREVVWRHAVRNAILPIVTLLGPLVAGVITGTVVIESIFGIPGLGKYYVESVYERDYPLILGTTLFYFIFLIVANFLVDMSYGLIDPRIRLTNRARG, encoded by the coding sequence ATGCGTCGTTACCTCTTGCAGCGGTTGCTACTGATGTTGGTGTCCATTTGGGCAGTCGTAACGGTCACGTTCATCCTTATGCATGCGATTCCGGGCAACCCCTTCTCAGATCCCAGATTGCGCCCCGAAATTCTGGTTCTGATGATGGAGAAGTACGGCCTCAATGACCCCCTGTGGGAGCAGTACCTCCGTTACTGGAACAATCTGCTGCACGGCGACCTCGGCGTGTCGCTGAAGAACATCGGCCAGAGCGTCAACCGCATGATCGCCGAAGGCTTCCCGGAGTCCGCTTGGGTCGGCATCCAGGCGCTACTCTTTGCGTTGGTGGTCGGCTTGTCGATGGGGATTGTGGCTGCCCTCAACCGAAACCGCTGGCCGGACTACCTGGCAATGGTGATCGCGGTGCTGGGCGTATCGGTGCCCAGTTTCGTGATCGCGGTCTTTGGCCAGTGGTTGTTTGCCGTCAAGCTGAACTGGGTACCTGTGCTGTGGAACGGGCGTTGGGAAACGTCGGTCATACCCTCGCTGGCTCTGGGTGGGACCATGCTGGCGACACTGGTACGCATGATGCGTACCCAGATGTTGGATGTGCTTAACCAGGATTACATCAACACCGCTCGGGCGAAGGGCCTGTCACAACGGGAGGTGGTGTGGCGCCACGCGGTGCGCAACGCCATCCTACCCATCGTCACCTTGCTGGGCCCGCTGGTGGCCGGCGTCATCACCGGGACAGTGGTGATCGAATCCATTTTTGGAATTCCGGGCCTTGGCAAGTACTACGTTGAGAGCGTCTATGAGCGGGACTATCCCTTGATCCTGGGGACCACTCTCTTCTACTTCATCTTTTTGATCGTGGCCAACTTCTTGGTTGACATGTCCTACGGCTTGATCGATCCGCGCATCCGGCTGACGAACCGGGCCAGGGGGTGA
- a CDS encoding ABC transporter permease encodes MAVNRAASADASPPPLTPDLFEPARMTAGEAEAIVRPSLTFWQDAWVRFRANKLAMLGLVLLILMTAAALLGPVISYHVHGHTFDYQDYASINQPPSAKFWFGTDQIGRDLFTRVWMGGRISLFIGIVAALLELVIGVLYGGIAGYLGGRVDEIMMRIVDVLYGIPYLLLVILLLVVMQPGLPTIILAMGITGWVGMARLVRGQILQLREMEFVLAARVLGVPTLQLILRHLIPNVMGPIIVSLTLTVPGAIFGEAFLSFIGLGVPPPMASWGTLINEAYTVMRIRPWQFAFPALALSITMFAFNAVGDGLRDALDPRLRAR; translated from the coding sequence ATGGCAGTGAACCGGGCGGCTTCCGCTGACGCGTCGCCGCCGCCGCTAACACCGGACCTGTTCGAGCCGGCACGCATGACCGCCGGCGAGGCGGAGGCCATCGTCCGCCCCAGCCTGACCTTCTGGCAGGACGCCTGGGTCCGTTTCCGGGCCAACAAGTTGGCCATGCTGGGGCTGGTGCTCCTGATCTTGATGACGGCGGCTGCCCTTCTGGGCCCTGTGATCTCATACCATGTACATGGCCATACCTTCGACTACCAGGACTACGCCAGCATCAATCAACCGCCGTCGGCCAAGTTCTGGTTCGGCACCGACCAGATCGGGCGCGACCTGTTCACCCGGGTCTGGATGGGCGGGCGCATCTCGCTGTTCATCGGCATCGTCGCCGCCCTGCTGGAGCTGGTGATCGGTGTGCTGTACGGCGGCATCGCCGGGTACCTGGGCGGCCGGGTCGATGAGATCATGATGCGCATCGTCGACGTGCTCTACGGCATCCCCTACCTGCTGCTGGTGATCCTGCTGCTGGTGGTGATGCAGCCGGGGTTGCCGACCATCATCCTGGCGATGGGCATCACCGGCTGGGTGGGGATGGCGCGCCTGGTGCGCGGCCAGATCCTCCAGCTGCGCGAGATGGAGTTCGTCCTGGCGGCGCGGGTGCTGGGCGTGCCGACCCTGCAGCTGATCCTGCGGCACCTGATCCCCAACGTCATGGGGCCGATCATCGTCAGCCTGACGCTGACGGTGCCGGGGGCGATCTTCGGCGAGGCGTTCCTGAGCTTCATCGGCCTGGGCGTGCCGCCGCCGATGGCCAGCTGGGGCACGCTGATCAACGAGGCCTATACGGTGATGCGCATCCGGCCGTGGCAGTTCGCCTTTCCGGCCCTGGCCCTGAGCATCACCATGTTCGCCTTCAACGCCGTGGGCGACGGCCTGCGGGACGCGCTGGATCCGCGCCTGCGGGCCCGCTAG
- a CDS encoding ABC transporter ATP-binding protein — protein sequence MEKLLEVRDLRVHFRTHGGEVQAVRGVSFDLHKGETLCIVGESGSGKSVTAQTIMRLIPMPPGRIVSGSILFQGKDIVQLPEREMQKIRGRSMGMIFQDPMTSLNPTMTIGRQIAEPLIKHQGMRPDQARARAIELLRMVGIPNPEERVRQYPHQFSGGMRQRAMIAIALACNPALLIADEPTTALDVTIQAQILELMQDLKRRLGTAIILITHDLGVVARMADRIAVMYAGQIVEQGTAEEIFHHPKHPYTEALLRSIPRLDDRRERLQAIPGTPPDLFAPPAGCAFAARCPYTMRVCHTYDPQLEEIRPGHLAKCWLHHPYAPVVGLNAEERGA from the coding sequence ATGGAGAAGCTGCTGGAAGTCCGCGACCTGCGAGTCCACTTCCGCACCCACGGCGGCGAGGTGCAGGCGGTCCGGGGTGTCTCCTTCGACCTGCACAAGGGCGAGACCCTGTGCATCGTCGGGGAGTCGGGCTCCGGGAAGTCGGTGACGGCCCAGACCATCATGCGCCTGATCCCCATGCCGCCGGGGCGGATCGTCAGCGGCTCCATCCTCTTCCAGGGCAAGGACATCGTGCAGTTGCCCGAGCGCGAGATGCAGAAGATCCGGGGACGCTCGATGGGCATGATCTTTCAGGATCCCATGACCTCCCTCAACCCGACCATGACCATCGGGCGCCAGATCGCGGAGCCGCTGATCAAGCACCAGGGCATGCGACCCGACCAGGCGCGGGCGCGCGCCATCGAGCTGCTGCGGATGGTGGGGATCCCCAACCCCGAGGAGCGCGTGCGCCAGTACCCCCACCAGTTCTCCGGCGGCATGCGCCAGCGGGCGATGATCGCCATCGCCCTGGCCTGCAACCCGGCGCTGCTCATCGCCGACGAGCCCACCACGGCCCTGGACGTCACCATCCAGGCGCAGATCCTCGAGCTCATGCAGGATCTCAAGCGGCGCCTGGGAACGGCGATCATCCTGATCACCCACGACTTGGGCGTGGTGGCGCGCATGGCCGACCGCATCGCGGTGATGTACGCCGGGCAGATCGTCGAGCAGGGGACGGCGGAGGAGATCTTCCACCATCCCAAGCACCCGTACACCGAGGCGCTGCTGCGCTCCATCCCGCGCCTGGACGACCGGCGGGAGCGGCTCCAGGCGATCCCGGGAACGCCGCCGGACCTGTTCGCGCCGCCGGCGGGGTGCGCCTTCGCCGCCCGCTGCCCGTACACCATGCGCGTCTGTCACACGTACGATCCGCAGCTGGAGGAGATCCGGCCCGGCCATCTGGCCAAGTGCTGGCTGCACCATCCCTACGCGCCGGTGGTGGGCCTCAACGCCGAGGAAAGGGGGGCGTGA
- a CDS encoding ABC transporter ATP-binding protein, producing the protein MAKGGATTAEAVRDAGGDQDAATPGEQPLLEVRDLKRYFDVGRGAVLKAVDGVSFTLRRGEVLGLVGESGCGKSTVGRTIVRLYEPTAGQVLFDGQDVHKLTGKDLMRFRRRAQMIFQDPYASLNPRMLVSEIIGEALDLHGMVKSRKERTERIHELLNLVGLNREHAGRFPHEFSGGQRQRIGIARALAVNPEFIVADEPISALDVSIQAQIVNLMTDLQEQFGLTYIFIAHDLSMVKHISDRVAVMYLGQIMELAPSDELYLRPQHPYTQALLSAVPIPDPAVERTRERIVLKGDVPSPLDPPRGCPFSTRCPLAEQVCREVRPPLEEIAPGHWAACHLVKGTNAA; encoded by the coding sequence GTGGCCAAGGGCGGAGCCACGACGGCCGAGGCGGTCCGCGACGCCGGCGGCGACCAGGACGCCGCGACCCCGGGCGAGCAGCCGCTTTTGGAGGTGCGCGACCTCAAGCGGTACTTCGACGTGGGGCGGGGTGCCGTCCTCAAGGCGGTGGACGGCGTCAGCTTCACCCTGCGGCGCGGCGAGGTGCTCGGCCTGGTGGGCGAGTCGGGGTGCGGCAAGTCCACCGTGGGCCGCACCATCGTCCGGCTGTACGAGCCCACCGCAGGCCAGGTGCTGTTCGACGGCCAGGATGTGCACAAGCTGACCGGCAAGGACCTGATGCGCTTCCGCCGTCGCGCCCAGATGATCTTCCAGGACCCCTACGCCTCCCTGAACCCCCGCATGCTGGTGTCGGAGATCATCGGCGAGGCCCTGGACCTGCACGGGATGGTGAAGAGCCGCAAGGAGCGGACGGAGCGCATCCACGAGCTCCTCAACCTGGTGGGCCTGAACCGCGAGCACGCCGGCCGCTTCCCCCACGAGTTCTCCGGCGGCCAACGCCAGCGCATCGGGATCGCCCGCGCCCTGGCGGTCAACCCGGAGTTCATCGTCGCCGACGAGCCCATCTCCGCCCTGGACGTGTCCATCCAGGCCCAGATCGTCAACCTGATGACGGACCTCCAGGAGCAGTTCGGGCTGACGTACATCTTCATCGCCCACGACCTGTCCATGGTGAAGCACATCAGCGACCGGGTGGCGGTGATGTACCTGGGGCAGATCATGGAGCTGGCGCCCAGCGACGAGCTCTACCTGCGGCCCCAGCACCCCTACACCCAGGCGCTGCTCTCGGCCGTGCCCATCCCCGACCCGGCCGTCGAGCGGACCCGAGAGCGGATCGTGCTCAAGGGCGACGTGCCCAGCCCGCTGGATCCGCCGCGGGGGTGTCCCTTCAGCACCCGCTGCCCGCTGGCGGAGCAGGTGTGCCGGGAGGTGCGACCGCCGCTGGAGGAGATCGCGCCCGGCCACTGGGCGGCCTGCCACCTGGTCAAGGGGACGAACGCGGCCTGA
- a CDS encoding IS607 family transposase, translating into MKLSEWAKREGISSITAWRWWKAGRLPVPARQAPSGTILVDLPAPAKGETVVCACVSSHDQKNDLDRQVARVTAWATEHGFPVDQVVTEIGSGLNGKRAKFRRLLADASVATIVVEHRDRLARFGVEYLEAALAAQGRRIVVVDPSESTEDLVRDMIEVLTSFCARLDGRRGARNRAMRALAAARRGDAE; encoded by the coding sequence ATGAAGCTCTCCGAGTGGGCCAAGCGTGAAGGAATCAGTTCCATCACCGCCTGGCGTTGGTGGAAGGCGGGGCGGTTGCCCGTTCCCGCCCGGCAGGCCCCATCCGGGACCATTCTCGTGGACCTTCCGGCTCCGGCGAAAGGGGAGACGGTGGTCTGCGCTTGCGTTTCCTCGCACGACCAGAAGAACGATCTCGACCGCCAAGTTGCCCGGGTCACGGCATGGGCAACGGAACACGGGTTTCCTGTGGACCAAGTGGTGACGGAAATCGGGTCCGGGCTGAATGGGAAACGGGCGAAGTTTCGCCGGCTTCTGGCCGACGCATCGGTTGCCACCATTGTGGTGGAACACCGCGATCGGTTGGCCCGCTTTGGGGTGGAGTACCTGGAAGCCGCTCTCGCGGCCCAGGGGCGGCGCATCGTCGTCGTGGATCCGAGCGAATCAACAGAGGACCTTGTGCGCGACATGATTGAAGTGCTGACCTCCTTCTGCGCTCGGCTGGATGGCCGACGGGGAGCGCGGAATCGGGCCATGCGGGCCCTGGCTGCAGCCCGCCGGGGCGATGCCGAATGA
- the tnpB gene encoding IS607 family element RNA-guided endonuclease TnpB gives MKVLQAYRFALDPTPRQERALASHVGARRFAFNWGLALVKERLEARARGEDVEVPWTLPALRREWNRQKHLVAPWWRENSKEAYSSGLDGLARALQNWSKSRKGERKGRRVGFPRFRKKGRGRESVRFTTGAIRVDDKSHVVLPRIGRVKTHEPTTALLRRIEAGTARILSATVAREGGRWFVSFTCEVERQTGQPRFPWRVVGVDAGVKHLAVLSTGEKWPNPRSLEKVLRKIARSSRALARRQKGSRGWQKARRRLARLHARARNLRQDALHKLTHHLASTYGVVVVEQLHVAGMLKNRRLARVLADAALAEIRRQLSYKCPWHGAVLVEAPPFYPSSKRCSRCGAVKPSLPLSQRVFRCEECGLVLDRDENAARNLAALVAAVAGSGPETRNARGRDGRPTARQAIPEEAGSRHRRMVG, from the coding sequence ATGAAGGTTCTTCAAGCGTACCGCTTCGCCCTGGACCCCACACCCCGCCAGGAACGGGCGCTGGCCTCCCACGTGGGCGCCCGCCGCTTCGCCTTCAACTGGGGCTTGGCCCTGGTGAAGGAGCGCCTGGAAGCCCGCGCCCGGGGCGAGGACGTGGAGGTGCCATGGACCCTTCCCGCCCTGCGGCGGGAGTGGAACCGGCAAAAGCACCTCGTCGCCCCCTGGTGGCGGGAGAACTCGAAGGAGGCCTACTCCTCCGGGCTGGACGGGCTGGCCCGGGCCCTACAGAACTGGTCCAAAAGCCGCAAAGGTGAACGTAAGGGACGCCGGGTGGGGTTCCCCCGGTTCCGGAAGAAGGGCCGCGGGCGGGAGTCGGTGCGGTTCACCACCGGCGCGATCCGGGTGGACGACAAGAGCCACGTCGTCCTGCCCCGGATCGGGCGGGTGAAGACCCACGAGCCGACCACGGCCCTGCTCCGACGCATCGAAGCGGGAACGGCCCGCATTCTGTCCGCCACGGTCGCCCGGGAAGGGGGCCGGTGGTTCGTCAGCTTCACCTGCGAGGTGGAGCGGCAGACGGGCCAGCCCCGGTTCCCCTGGCGGGTGGTGGGCGTGGACGCGGGGGTGAAGCACCTGGCGGTCCTTTCGACGGGTGAGAAGTGGCCGAACCCCCGGTCCCTTGAAAAAGTGCTCCGGAAGATCGCCCGGTCCAGCCGCGCCCTGGCCCGCCGGCAGAAGGGCAGCCGGGGGTGGCAAAAGGCCCGCCGCCGGCTGGCCCGGCTCCATGCGCGAGCCCGAAACCTCCGCCAGGATGCCCTTCACAAGCTGACCCACCACCTGGCGAGCACCTACGGTGTGGTGGTCGTCGAACAGCTGCACGTGGCGGGCATGCTGAAGAACCGGCGGCTGGCCCGGGTGCTGGCCGATGCGGCCCTGGCGGAGATCCGCCGCCAGCTCAGCTATAAGTGTCCCTGGCACGGCGCGGTCCTGGTCGAAGCGCCGCCCTTCTATCCCAGCAGTAAGCGCTGCTCACGGTGCGGCGCGGTCAAGCCGTCGCTGCCGCTTTCGCAGCGCGTTTTCCGCTGTGAGGAATGCGGGCTCGTGCTTGACCGGGACGAAAACGCGGCCCGGAATCTCGCGGCCCTTGTGGCCGCCGTCGCCGGGAGTGGCCCGGAGACGAGAAACGCCCGTGGACGGGATGGAAGACCTACCGCAAGGCAGGCGATCCCGGAGGAAGCGGGAAGCCGGCACCGGCGCATGGTCGGGTAA
- a CDS encoding ABC transporter ATP-binding protein, with the protein MLRKGRRSGLVGESGCGKSTLARLILRLIPPTAGRIWFDGQDLLALPPAAMRRMRRQMQIIFQDPFGSLNPRFTVADIIGEPLRVHGMRRREERERRVAELMELVGLNPAWRHRFPHQFSGGQRQRIGIARAIALNPRFVVADEAVSSLDVSVQAQILNLLADLQERLGLTYLFIAHGLNVVRHVSTRVGVMYLGQLVEVAPVDELFGHPAHPYTAALLSAVPVPHPRRRRERIVLQGDVPSPANPPAGCRFHPRCPFAQPRCREEPPVLRPVAPGHAVACHFPLE; encoded by the coding sequence GTGCTTCGAAAGGGCCGACGCAGCGGCCTGGTGGGCGAATCGGGCTGCGGCAAGTCGACCCTGGCGCGGCTGATCCTGCGGCTGATCCCGCCCACCGCCGGGCGGATCTGGTTCGACGGCCAGGACCTGCTGGCGCTGCCGCCGGCGGCCATGCGCAGGATGCGCCGCCAGATGCAGATCATCTTCCAGGACCCCTTCGGCTCCCTGAACCCGCGCTTCACCGTGGCCGACATCATCGGCGAGCCCCTGCGGGTGCACGGGATGCGCCGGCGGGAGGAGCGGGAGCGGCGGGTGGCGGAGCTGATGGAGCTGGTCGGCCTCAACCCCGCCTGGCGGCACCGCTTCCCGCACCAGTTCTCCGGCGGCCAGCGTCAGCGCATCGGCATCGCCCGGGCGATCGCCCTCAACCCCCGGTTCGTCGTGGCCGACGAGGCCGTCTCGTCGCTGGACGTCTCGGTCCAGGCCCAGATCCTGAACCTGCTGGCCGACCTGCAGGAGCGGCTGGGATTGACCTATCTGTTCATCGCCCACGGCCTCAACGTGGTGCGCCACGTCTCGACCCGCGTCGGCGTGATGTACCTCGGCCAGCTGGTGGAGGTGGCGCCGGTGGACGAGCTCTTCGGCCACCCGGCCCATCCCTACACGGCGGCCCTGCTCTCGGCGGTGCCCGTCCCGCATCCGCGCCGGCGCCGGGAGCGCATCGTCCTGCAGGGTGACGTGCCCTCGCCCGCGAATCCGCCGGCGGGGTGCCGGTTCCACCCCCGCTGTCCCTTCGCCCAGCCGCGGTGCCGGGAGGAGCCGCCGGTGCTGCGGCCGGTGGCGCCGGGGCACGCGGTGGCCTGCCACTTCCCGTTGGAATAG
- a CDS encoding M20/M25/M40 family metallo-hydrolase: MQRALEYARTHREAALEDLRTLLRQPSVAAQNLGMEACAEQVAAMLEALGAKVEVVPLEGGFPVVYGEIDAGAPRTLLFYNHYDVQPPEPLEEWEVDPFAAAIRDGRLIARGVADNKGNLMTRIKAVEAWLQGEGRLPVNVKFVVEGEEEIGSVHLDQFMQRYRDRLAADGVVWESGGKDARGRPVISAGCKGILYVELVARAANQDLHSSLAAIVPNPAWRLVQALATLKDVDTDRVRIDGFYDDVRGPTPAERRLLERYPLEEEEMLRSWGLRQFIGGLRGPALQEKLLYAPTCTICGLVSGYTGPGTKTVLPREARAKIDFRLVPDQRADDILAKLRAHLARHGFDDLEIVVLGPEDPAQTDPEHPLVGVIRDTAQEVYGVEPVVRPRTAGTGPMFLFHRIGLTATVDGVGIGHHGSLVHAPNENVYVDDYYRGIEHVIRILDRFART; encoded by the coding sequence GTGCAACGTGCCCTGGAATACGCCCGCACCCACCGGGAGGCGGCCCTGGAGGATCTGCGGACCCTGTTGCGCCAGCCGTCGGTGGCGGCCCAGAACCTGGGCATGGAGGCCTGCGCGGAGCAGGTGGCGGCGATGCTCGAGGCCCTGGGGGCGAAGGTGGAGGTGGTGCCCCTGGAGGGCGGCTTCCCCGTGGTCTATGGCGAGATCGACGCGGGGGCGCCCCGCACCCTGCTGTTCTACAACCACTACGACGTGCAGCCGCCGGAGCCGCTGGAGGAATGGGAGGTCGACCCCTTCGCGGCCGCCATCCGCGACGGGCGGCTGATCGCCCGCGGCGTGGCGGACAACAAGGGCAACCTGATGACGCGCATCAAGGCGGTGGAGGCGTGGCTCCAGGGCGAGGGGCGCCTGCCGGTCAACGTCAAGTTCGTCGTCGAGGGGGAGGAGGAGATCGGCAGCGTCCACCTGGACCAGTTCATGCAGCGCTACCGCGATCGCCTGGCCGCCGACGGGGTCGTGTGGGAGTCAGGTGGCAAGGACGCCCGCGGCCGGCCGGTGATCTCCGCGGGGTGCAAGGGGATCCTGTACGTCGAGCTGGTGGCCCGGGCGGCCAACCAGGACCTCCACTCCAGCCTGGCGGCCATCGTGCCCAACCCGGCCTGGCGGCTGGTCCAGGCCCTGGCCACCCTCAAGGACGTGGACACCGACCGGGTGCGCATCGACGGCTTCTACGACGACGTGCGCGGCCCCACCCCGGCCGAGCGGCGGCTCCTGGAGCGGTACCCGCTGGAAGAGGAGGAGATGCTGCGCAGCTGGGGGCTGCGGCAGTTCATCGGCGGGCTGCGGGGGCCGGCGCTGCAGGAGAAGCTGCTCTACGCCCCCACCTGCACCATCTGCGGCCTGGTGTCCGGCTACACCGGCCCCGGCACGAAGACGGTGCTGCCCCGGGAGGCGCGGGCCAAGATCGACTTCCGGCTGGTGCCGGATCAGCGGGCCGACGACATCCTCGCCAAGCTGCGGGCCCACCTGGCGCGGCACGGCTTCGACGACCTGGAGATCGTCGTCCTGGGGCCGGAGGACCCGGCCCAGACCGATCCGGAGCATCCCCTGGTGGGGGTCATCCGCGACACGGCCCAGGAGGTGTACGGCGTCGAACCCGTGGTGCGCCCCCGCACGGCGGGGACGGGACCGATGTTCCTGTTCCACCGCATCGGGCTCACCGCCACCGTGGACGGGGTGGGCATCGGCCACCACGGCTCGCTGGTCCATGCGCCCAACGAGAACGTCTACGTGGACGACTACTACCGGGGCATCGAGCACGTGATCCGCATCCTCGACCGATTCGCCCGGACGTAG